Proteins from a single region of Theileria parva strain Muguga chromosome 1, complete sequence, whole genome shotgun sequence:
- the PPWD1 gene encoding Cyclophilin type peptidyl-prolyl cis-trans isomerase/CLD family protein, whose protein sequence is MPNPDEGSESSSEDEYGPAPIPAPKKKKKVEFDDSFYLSHFPFANFYSRSYTHRTFVKHVVSSQTTRYIATGSDDGCIKFWYYDTDGVQFVKHLTAHTSSIIQMRSSLDGLHLGCISYDKTYKHIDFQSFDLVNIIKLEFVPICLEFITSETSPHPVVSILNSNQEVHIFKPTLQSTMVQKFEIGTKSPHIMLFNPKAGVCLTANRLGDVDLYDVETFKFPKYSEEFRVRMKSDTDLYEIRKYNTHVVSMCLSPNFNLVAMYCHDGMIRIFRFATMKLFRVYDETVTMYSVAQTDPNQSILHFDPADFLRRQSIENEINKAGKDEGEYMNLLFDSSSNYLIYPSMLGVKIVNIVTNKLVRVIGKSEASLRYMKISLLQHVLDKKRYKPSIDSNDDVLPPILITTSFQKSKIYIFTEKDPDDEEMETRDVYSEQPTEGEKGEKTVVDKGGKLAKEAIIHTNKGDIHVKLFLNECKKTVENFTVHSLNGYYNGCTFHRVIKNFMIQGGDPTGDGTGGESIWGSEFEDEIHPSLKHDRPFTLSMANSGPNTNGSQFFITTVPCPWLDGKHTVFGRVTSGMEIVQTIEKVPTNKDDKPLTDVIIVNIKPIM, encoded by the exons atgCCTAACCCAGACGAAGGCTCAGAATCTTCTAGCGAAGATGAATACG GACCAGCCCCTATTCCAGCACcaaaaaagaaaaagaagg TTGAGTTCGATGATTCCTTCTATTTAAGCCACTTCCCGTTTGCAAATTTTTATAGCAGAAGCTATACACATAGAACATTCGTAAAACATG ttGTTTCAAGCCAAACAACCCGTTACATAGCAACGGGTAGTGATGATGGATGCATTAAGTTCTGGTACTACGATACAGATGGAGTTCAGTTTGTAAAACATTTGACTGCACATACAA GCTCCATAATACAGATGAGATCTTCACTAGACGGACTTCACCTAGGTTGTATCTCGTACGATAAGACTTATAAACATATCGACTTCCAGTCGTTTGACCTTGTAAACATAATAAAACTTGAATTTGTACCCATTTGTCTGGAGTTTATAACATCAGAAACGTCGCCACATCCAGTTGTTTCAAT ATTAAATTCAAACCAAGAagtacacatttttaagCCTACACTTCAATCGACGATGGTCCAGAAGTTTGAAATCGGAACAAAAAGTCCACACATCATGCTTTTTAACCCAAAAGCTGGAGTGTGCTTGACGGCAAACAGGTTAGGGGATGTAGATTTGTACGATGTGGAAACATTTAAGTTCCCCAAATATTCAGAAGAATTCAGAGTGAGAATGAAGAGTGATACAGATTTATATGAAATAAGAAAG tataatacTCATGTTGTGTCAATGTGTTTATCGCCAAATTTCAACCTAGTAGCAATGTATTGCCATGATGGCATGATAAGAATATTCCGATTCGCAACAATGAAGCTATTCAGAGTTTATGACGAGACAGTAACAATGTACTCAGTGGCGCAGACTGACCCAAATCAGTCCATTTTACACTTTGATCCAGCAGATTTCTTGAGAAGACAGTCAATTGAGAACGAAATAAACAAAGCAGGAAAAGATGAGGGGGAATACatgaatttgttatttGACTCTTCCTCAAATTATCTAATATACCCATCTATGCTAGGAGTGAAGATTGTGAATATAGTAACTAATAAG ttGGTGAGAGTGATTGGTAAATCAGAAGCGTCTTTAAGGTATATGAAAATATCTCTATTACAACATGTATTGGATAAG AAACGTTATAAGCCGTCAATTGACTCAAACGATGATGTGTTGCCGCCAATATTGATAACGACATCATTTCAAAAGTCAAA aatatatattttcaCCGAGAAGGATCCAGACGATGAAGAAATGGAGACAAGAGATGTATATAGTGAGCAGCCCACCGAGGGGGAGAAGGGCGAAAAAACAG ttGTCGACAAGGGAGGAAAGCTGGCTAAGGAGGCGATAATTCATACAAATAAGGGTGATATTCATGtaaagttatttttgaATGAGTGCAAAAAGACAGTGGAGAACTTCACAGTCCACTCACTAAACGGATATTATAACGGGTGCACTTTCCACAGagttataaaaaattttatgatCCAGGGAGGAGATCCAACAGGAGATGGAACAGGag gAGAGTCGATTTGGGGCAGCGAGTTTGAAGATGAAATACACCCGTCACTGAAGCACGACAGACCATTCACGCTGTCAATGGCAAACTCAGGCCCAAATACTAATGGATCCCAATTTTTCATAACGACAGTCCCTTGTCCCTGGTTAGATGGAAAGCACACAGTATTCGGAAGAGTGACGAGCGGAATGGAAATAGTACAAACAATAGAAAAG GTTCCGACAAACAAGGACGATAAGCCATTAACAGATGTCATCATAGTAAACATTAAGCCcataatgtaa
- the coaE gene encoding dephospho-CoA kinase: MDRSITILLDVFILLSLIPFTIYLKKLCYNRNRCINKYFFLLLIFAILASLSFKNISYGFIGIFFSVLGRRLCIPAITGGIGAGKTTLGKFLNLQGFYVIDSDSIGRQFLVPGTVGYRNLVRSFGEIILKDDGQIDKAVLREIVYNDKSKLNMLNKCLHTHIIYKIVWEVVKYKILKWKELLVIEVPLLYETHLSWVCAPIIVCSASEETRLQRCQTRNSEISKDIYINIMKSQTPYDKLLDWGDVIIENESTLEDYYKSAQVLMEEFLL, translated from the exons ATGGATAGAAGTATAACAATTCTTCTGGATGTTTTCATACTCCTATCCCTTATTCCATTCACTATTTACCTCAAAAAATTGTGTTATAATCGCAATCGTTGCATTAATAAGTATTTTTTCCTTCTATTAATCTTTGCAATATTG GCATCGttatcatttaaaaatatttcttATGGATTTATCGGTATATTTTTCAGCGTATTAGGAAGAAGGTTATGTATTCCAGCAATAACAGGGGGAATAGGTGCTGGAAAGACTACTTTGG ggaaatttttaaatttacaaggGTTTTATGTAATTGATTCCGATAGTATAGGACGTCAA tTTCTGGTACCTGGCACAGTAGGATATAGAAATCTAGTAAGAAGTTTTGGGgagattattttaaaagatGATGGACAAATAGACAAGGCAGTTTTAAGAGAGATTGTTTATAATGACAAATCTAAGCTCAACATGCTTAACAAATGTTTACATACacacattatatacaaaatagTCTGGGaagttgtaaaatataagaTTCTAAAGTGGAAGGAATTGTTag TAATAGAGGTGCCGCTACTTTATGAAACACATCTATCATGGGTGTGCGCGCCAATAATAGTATGTTCAGCAAGCGAGGAAACTAGACTGCAAAGGTGTCAGACTAGAAATTCAGAAATATCCAAggatatttatataaatataatgaa GTCACAAACGCCTTACGATAAGTTGTTGGACTGGGGAGATGtaataattgaaaatgAATCAACGCTGGaagattattataaaaGCGCTCAAGTACTCATGGAAGAGTTCCTCTTGTAA
- the asnS gene encoding tRNA synthetases class II family protein (D; K and N): protein MFIITIFCKIYVNFLVFIQLFSLVSGFRSSLYNRLNTSFVSYNFHKTNSLNGNFNQCDEYLDGFVVPSSFQSHEISKLDSIDNVRTSTDCKTTKSLEENFVTISDLIQRLNKSKESNTPIGVPFTVNTRGFVQEIRRINSQNLYFIDINDGSTLANLQIVVNQANNFKELESLKNGDHLYAVGTMDRRRGVPSERSLSDFDLYINHNNPEHKLKIHKYSEDDLENPVIPNIEYSDEYLRKYTHFRFRNKQFRSIIAIRSAIKSYIHQFFTSNKFTEVDTPCLTLMNCENLAPLTLKSPCIGTNSDYDSYENTEKNIPVNLSSTGQMELEFACYGLGKVWKVGPSFRGERSDTIRHANEFWMIEAEIPDATLTGMINLIQELIRGCATYILQNHEDYVKYLNNFNDKYKDFLVHLSNANIKMITYEDAVRILNETNSGLDKQDKVFEWGKRLSEPQERRLLKYFPNDIIAIANFPESITPFYMKSSSGTDKSVESGNLKNTVENFDILAPFGYEIAGGSIREHEYEVLKRKVNERKISGEDYEKYLNLRKNVYLPHGGFGIGFDRLVMLMTMKENIRDVTPFPVTKV, encoded by the exons atgtttattataaccattttttgtaaaatatatgtaaatttcTTGGTTTTTATACAACTGTTTTCCTTGGTATCAGGATTCCGCTCAAGTTTGTATAATAGATTAAACACATCATTTGTTTCTTATAATTTCCATAAAACTAACTCTTTAAATGGCAACTTTAACCAATGTGATGAATATTTAGATGGGTTTGTTGTTCCTAGCTCCTTTCAATCCCACGAGATAAGTAAATTGGATTCTATTGATAATGTTCGCACTTCAACAG ATTGTAAAACCACAAAATCTTTAGAAGAAAATTTTGTCACAATTTCAGACTTAATTCAACGCTTAAATAAGTCTAAAGAATCCAACACACCAATAGGTGTGCCGTTTACAGTCAATACCAGAGGGTTTGTGCAGGAAATTAGACGTATAAACTCGCAAAACCTATACTTTATTGACATCAATGACGGCTCAACACTGGCAAATTTACAGATTGTAGTGAATCAAgctaataattttaaggaaTTAGAATCGCTGAAAAACGGAGATCATCTCTATGCAGTAGGAACAATGGACAGAAGAAGAGGAGTTCCTTCCGAAAGATCACTATCAGACTTCGATTTGTACATTAATCACAATAATCCAGAACATAAGCTAAAAATACACAAATATTCTGAAGATGACTTGGAAAATCCAGTTATCCCAAATATAGAATACTCTGACGAATATCTGAGaaaatatacacattttagaTTTAGAAATAAACAGTTCCGTTCAATTATCGCCATTAGAAGTGCTATAAAATCATATATTCACCAATTTTTCACA aGTAATAAGTTCACTGAGGTGGATACGCCCTGTTTAACTCTCATGAATTGTGAAAATCTGGCACCGCTAACC CTAAAATCACCATGCATTGGAACAAACTCGGATTATGATAGTTATGAAAATACAGAAAAG aaTATCCCTGTAAATTTGAGTTCAACTGGACAAATGGAATTGGAGTTTGCCTGCTATGGTTTAGGGAAAGTTTGGAAAGTAGGGCCTTCATTTAGAGGTGAAAGATCAGAT ACTATAAGACATGCAAATGAGTTTTGGATGATCGAAGCTGAAATTCCAGATGCCACATTAACG gGAATGATTAACTTGATTCAAGAGTTGATTAGGGGGTGTGCAACATATATACTTCAAAATCATGAAGactatgtaaaatatttgaacaattttaatgataaatacAAAGACTTTTTAGTTCATTTG TCAAATGctaatataaaaatgataacaTATGAAGATGCAGTAAGGATTCTAAATGAG ACCAATTCTGGATTGGATAAACAAGATAAGGTGTTTGAATGGGGAAAGAGACTTTCTGAACCTCAGGAAAGAAGACTTCTTAAATATTTTCCCAATGATATTATCGCAATCGCCAACTTTCCAGAATCCATAACACCTTTTTACATGAA GTCTAGTAGTGGAACTGATAAATCTGTTGAGAGTGGGAATTTAAAGAATACAGtagaaaattttgatatattGGCGCCATTTGGATATGAAATAGCAGGAGGCTCTATTAGAGAACATGAATATGAAGTTTTGAAAAG GAAGGTGAACGAAAGGAAAATTAGTGGAGAAGACTATGAAAA ATACTTGAATCTGAGAAAGAACGTTTATTTACCTCATGGAGGATTTGGGATAGGATTTGATAGACTGGTAATGTTGATGACGATGAAGGAAAACATCAGAGATGTAACACCATTTCCAGTGACTaaagtttaa
- the pikD gene encoding Phosphatidylinositol 3- and 4-kinase family protein, with amino-acid sequence MEVEENKDINPPESLDRNPESSSTTHSSDVEHEDDKLEQSSLKEERNEDLEEQIEKNCEGLSFHTAVSSEIHEIDHNFYNNEPEHEHMNSAESNEHEESDQPYVILSETNNELNNHSMEEVDDSLLNDFERTLHLRDIHKGKDTRSKSSSQRTETSKSRHSSKSHESTERSKRKSSRRSQQFGTSENPIDITEMTVDCGSLLELYQNDYFDAFMHMYHLYHKKEPGVHEYLVNMLYTKRTDEEISFYLPQLCQLSISKYGKSSLHRFLLDKASVSMHFALQLSWFYQAAIDDHIPKCDRLTQKMTQDTEMAVVNSKLITPVSFSRPSSEMSISENTSFPCLLDRRLLLESFSRRKTSQKPDLYNLFTNVNSLLGAKIPTSLVHNTFMLSTPTSKVKLVGVHPKLGNAIVLETHPILDYTQDLHLELQKLMMKQRRLNYFNTLNNFVELCMQNSSLLTTESKRDARDPLLRVFASALNEWMLLRRCIVAAYEESFAYTGLSLPFDYINKPQKHYIYNLNGYSSVHNNDQALLQILRIVESETKIFFSRKRAPFVFYVEMGNLDEDIELISYNSNKDRETGMKDLYVFESIVKDLLNYELLTPEQVEAIKNPLECIRYALDMLPQESLERYNIFVEDKANTDSSYNYSKSQTSDDSFAVSSANSSYSNTDENPVTEVDSLSECESKSNENTDYVRIDPDSSETSPNLANSVQNGDTHVQNQVPDTNTPNQVGDTNTSVQNGDSSPNSNRDSTPVDKESSDSTKESPRDGDAKTLNVKNLSPQEVRKIVFAETFDQKKEKIRRKSPYGNLKSWDLHAFVIKGNDDLRQEKMANQVLESFRRIFAKANLPLWLRPIEILVTGSNSGIMEFLHDTYSVDVIKRKFNAESLAPVFEKLFYSNIYEARKNFIESHAAYSIVSYLLQVKDRHNGNILLDPYGHVIHIDYGFCLSNFPGKLISFETSPFKLTKEYLDVIEGGNSDNFVYFKTLITKGLLEVRKHVDEVVLLVEMMTTANKMPCFLAGTTYTIEMFKERFMLNQSEEACIRKITEMIDASVNSFSTVQYDTYQRLTNGIL; translated from the exons atggaagttgaggaaaataaagataTAAATCCACCTGAATCACTTGATCGCAACCCAGAATCATCATCCACAACCCATTCATCAGACGTGGAGCATGAAGATGATAAACTGGAACAATCGAGTTTAAAAGAAGAAAGAAATGAAGATTTAGAAGAAcaaattgaaaaaaattGCGAAGGATTATCCTTCCATACAGCTGTCAGTTCAGAAATCCATGAAATTGATCATAATTTCTATAATAATGAACCAGAACACGAACACATGAACTCAGCTGAATCAAATGAACATGAAGAGTCTGATCAGCCCTATGTAATCTTGTCAGAAACAAATAATGAACTGAATAACCATAGCATGGAGGAAGTAGATGATTCTCTCCTTAACGACTTTGAAAGGACCTTGCACCTTAGag atattCACAAGGGGAAAGATACGCGGTCAAAATCGTCAAGCCAGAGAACAGAAACATCAAAATCAAGACACTCAAGTAAATCACATGAATCCACAGAAAGATCAAAAAGGAAAAGCTCAAGAAGGTCGCAGCAGTTTGGAACGAGCGAAAATCCAATAGATATAACGGAAATGACAGTAGATTGCGGAAGTTTGCTAGAGCTGTATCAAAATGATTATTTTGACGCATTTATGCACATGTATCACCTGTATCATAAGAAGGAGCCAGGAGTACACGAATATCTGGTAAACATGTTATACACGAAACGCACAGACGAAGAGATATCATTTTACCTGCCACAATTATG TCAATTGTCGATATCGAAGTATGGAAAATCATCACTGCATCGCTTTTTATTGGATAAAGCCTCAGTGTCGATGCACTTCGCACTTCAACTTTCATGGTTCTACCAGGCGGCAATAGACGACCACATCCCAA AATGTGATAGACTGACGCAGAAGATGACACAGGATACAGAAATGGCAGTGGTAAACTCAAAACTCATTACGCCAGTATCATTCTCCAGGCCAAGTTCAGAGATGTCAATTTCAGAAAATACATCATTTCCATGTTTATTAGATAGAAGACTTCTACTGGAGTCGTTTTCAAGAAGAAAAACGTCACAAAAACCAGACCTATATAACTTGTTTACGAACGTAAATTCATTACTTGGAGCGAAGATCCCAACCTCACTAGTTCACAACACATTCATGCTGTCCACCCCGACGTCGAAAGTAAAGTTGGTTGGAGTACACCCAAAACTAGGGAACGCGATAGTTTTAGAAACACACCCGATACTAGATTACACACAGGATTTACACTTGGAGCTTCAGAAGCTGATGATGAAGCAGAGAAGActgaattattttaacacgTTAAACAACTTTGTCGAGTTGTGTATGCAAAACTCGTCACTATTGACAACGGAATCTAAGAGAGATGCAAGAGACCCACTGTTAAGAGTATTCGCAAGTGCATTAAACGAGTGGATGCTGCTGAGAAGATGCATAGTCGCAGCATATGAAGAAAGCTTCGCCTACACAGGACTCTCACTCCCATTTgactatataaataaacCACAAAAACACTACATCTATAACCTTAACGGGTATAGCTCAGTACATAATAATGACCAGGCTCTTTTGCAGATATTAAGAATAGTGGAGAGTGAGACTAAGATCTTTTTTTCAAGGAAGAGAGCCCCTTTTGTGTTTTATGTAGAAATGGGAAATTTAGATGAGGATATTGAGTTAATATCCTACAACTCGAATAAAGATAGAGAAACGGGAATGAAAGACTTATACGTGTTTGAATCAATAGTAAAAGATTTGTTAAACTATGAATTATTAACGCCAGAACAGGTTGAAGCAATTAAGAACCCACTCGAGTGCATTCGATACGCACTGGATATGCTACCCCAGGAATCGCTTGAAAGATACAACATCTTCGTGGAAGATAAAGCGAATACAGATTCCTCATACAACTACTCAAAGTCACAGACCTCAGATGATTCTTTCGCAGTAAGCAGTGCCAACAGCTCATATAGTAACACTGATGAGAACCCAGTGACTGAGGTGGATTCTCTGTCTGAATGCGAGTCCAAGTCAAATGAAAATACCGATTATGTAAGAATTGATCCAGATTCATCAGAAACTAGTCCTAACTTAGCAAACTCAGTACAAAACGGAGATACACATGTTCAAAACCAAGTTCCAGACACTAATACTCCAAATCAAGTTGGGGATACTAATACCTCAGTACAAAATGGCGATTCCTCTCCAAATTCTAACAGAGATTCTACCCCTGTAGACAAGGAGTCTTCAGATTCAACTAAGGAATCGCCACGTGATGGAGATGCTAAAACACTAAACGTGAAGAACCTTAGTCCCCAAGAGGTTAGGAAAATAGTTTTTGCAGAAACTTTTGACCAGAAGAAGGAGAAGATAAGAAGAAAGTCGCCATACGGAAACTTGAAATCGTGGGACCTACACGCCTTCGTGATTAAGGGAAATGATGACTTGAGACAGGAAAAAATGGCAAACCAGGTTTTGGAGTCGTTTAGAAGAATATTCGCAAAGGCAAACCTGCCGCTATGGCTAAGACCAATAGAGATTTTAGTTACAGGCTCAAACTCAGGAATCATGGAGTTCCTCCACGATACATACTCAGTGGATGTAATCAAGAGGAAATTTAACGCGGAATCTTTGGCTCCAGTTTTCGAGAAGCTCTTTTACTCTAACATTTACGAGGCTAGGAAGAACTTTATTGAAAGCCACGCGGCATATTCCATAGTATCATATCTTCTTCAAGTTAAGGACAGACATAACGGAAATATACTTCTGGATCCATATGGACATGTGATTCATATCGATTACGGGTTCTGCCTCTCTAACTTCCCAGGAAAACTAATCAGCTTTGAAACTTCACCTTTCAAGCTCACCAAGGAGTACTTGGATGTTATAGAGGGAGGAAACTCGGATAACTTTGTTTACTTCAAGACTCTCATAACAAAGGGGTTATTGGAGGTTAGAAAACATGTGGATGAGGTTGTTCTCCTGGTTGAGATGATGACCACAGCTAATAAGATGCCCTGCTTCCTAGCGGGAACCACTTACACAATTGAGATGTTCAAGGAACGCTTCATGCTCAACCAATCTGAAGAGGCATGTATAAGGAAGATCACAGAAATGATAGATGCGTCGGTAAATAGCTTCTCCACTGTCCAGTACGACACGTATCAGAGGCTCACAAACGGAATCTTGTAA
- a CDS encoding Sulfite exporter TauE/SafE family protein has protein sequence MEFNSTCLYSFLVVCAVSSLSVSIGTGGGLLYVPILGLLYHDVALGVYLSKISILITSFIGTTYHICNDAYLLIKSSKYKSDEESHSDLTPKTVQPPRVYFVLAASLVPSCIVGTNLGTRFHFFAKRHLKILLTSAVAFSMLVTFLKLYLIYKNRKNKLNFQPESKNFETPTIENSNAEVVSKNFISHILEPYSNSSLHTIKMRSISLAIILFCIILYYIAVRFEDSFTPIPILVLLCTIGVYFSIKLRMSFRLSKEYDETTDSDSDEESQVKEKKESKIRKFFEEGIHIILLNTMVAFFSGFMSGAIGIGSGIFLVPLLQYLNVPPLSCSATSNLLTMSMSIATLSRFSFKIDLSREMVIPPVCGSLLGTSLSLFFIRSVIQDKITRLFINVTLLIYCTSSIIVTWAI, from the coding sequence ATGGAGTTCAACTCCACCTGCCTATATTCATTTCTAGTAGTATGTGCAGTCTCATCCCTCTCAGTGTCCATCGGAACTGGAGGGGGACTGCTCTACGTCCCAATTCTAGGATTACTATACCATGATGTCGCTCTTGGAGTGTATTTGTCAAAGATTTCAATCCTAATAACCTCTTTTATAGGAACAACATACCATATATGCAATGATGcatatttgttaataaagTCTAGTAAATACAAATCTGATGAAGAATCGCATTCTGATTTAACACCTAAAACAGTCCAGCCCCCAAGGGTTTACTTCGTTTTAGCTGCTTCCCTGGTTCCATCATGTATAGTAGGTACAAACTTGGGAACCAGGTTCCACTTTTTCGCAAAGAGACACCTCAAGATCTTACTCACATCTGCAGTTGCCTTCTCCATGTTAGtcacatttttaaagttgtatttaatatataaaaatcgCAAAAATAAGCTAAATTTCCAACCggaatctaaaaattttgaaactCCTACTATAGAAAATTCAAATGCTGAAGTCGTTAGCAAAAATTTCATATCACATATTCTCGAGCCATACAGTAACTCTAGTTTACatacaattaaaatgaGGTCCATTTCACTCgcaataattttattttgtatCATATTGTACTATATAGCCGTGAGATTTGAAGACTCTTTCACGCCGATTCCTATATTAGTTTTGCTCTGCACAATTGGagtatatttttcaatcaAGTTGAGGATGTCATTCAGGTTATCAAAAGAATATGACGAGACAACGGACTCTGACAGCGACGAAGAAAGCCAAGTAAAAGAAAAAAAGGAAAGCAAGATTAGGAAATTCTTTGAAGAGGGaatacacattattttattaaatacaATGGTAGCGTTTTTCTCTGGATTCATGTCAGGCGCAATAGGAATCGGCTCAGGGATATTCCTTGTTCCCCTATTGCAATACCTAAATGTTCCACCACTTTCTTGCTCGGCTACGTCTAACTTGCTGACAATGTCAATGTCGATAGCGACGCTATCGAGATTTAGTTTCAAAATAGACTTATCCCGAGAAATGGTTATACCTCCAGTCTGTGGATCATTGTTAGGTACTTCTCtatcattatttttcataagGTCCGTTATTCAGGACAAAATCACAAGGTTATTTATAAACGTCACTCTTCTTATATATTGCACTTCATCCATCATTGTAACATGGGCGATTTAA